One region of Catenuloplanes indicus genomic DNA includes:
- a CDS encoding PASTA domain-containing protein: protein MADGRRPGDDQGSPDETRQWRGDDARYWGGDDHTAAGRPPADPWAANEETRLQRPMSGPPQGGPLRGGDQTAPYRPVSGGHDQTAPYRPIPGGDQTRRMDPVQGGPAGPGGQDPWTARASVRPSEPAGAFTQADPFSRDDPGWSAPEEPNRKWLMPVMWGVIALLVILLLATGIYFGTQTGGSDDPEPTPTATAAATPTAQRTSAEPTEEASEEPSAPETTAAPSPTRAAEVEVPRMTGYTMQEAQQELAGLGLPFALVYQATDDFDPNTVIDSDPPGGAVVPKGTKITLTVARAPEPTAPAEPTGGPTTEPGPNG from the coding sequence ATGGCTGACGGCAGGCGTCCCGGTGACGACCAGGGCTCGCCCGACGAGACGCGGCAGTGGCGCGGCGATGACGCGCGGTACTGGGGCGGTGACGATCACACGGCCGCGGGCCGGCCACCGGCCGATCCATGGGCCGCGAACGAGGAGACCCGCCTGCAGCGCCCGATGAGCGGCCCGCCGCAGGGTGGCCCGCTGCGCGGCGGCGACCAGACCGCTCCCTACCGCCCGGTTTCCGGCGGTCACGACCAGACCGCGCCGTACCGTCCGATCCCCGGCGGTGATCAGACCCGGCGGATGGATCCGGTGCAGGGTGGGCCGGCCGGCCCCGGCGGCCAGGACCCGTGGACCGCGCGCGCGTCCGTGCGTCCCTCCGAGCCGGCCGGTGCGTTCACGCAGGCCGACCCGTTCTCCCGCGATGACCCCGGCTGGAGCGCGCCGGAGGAGCCGAACCGCAAGTGGCTGATGCCGGTCATGTGGGGCGTGATCGCGCTGCTGGTGATCCTGCTGCTCGCCACCGGCATCTACTTCGGCACGCAGACCGGCGGCAGCGACGACCCGGAGCCGACCCCGACCGCGACCGCCGCCGCGACGCCGACCGCGCAACGGACCAGCGCGGAGCCGACCGAGGAGGCGTCGGAGGAGCCGTCCGCCCCGGAGACCACCGCGGCGCCGAGCCCGACCCGGGCCGCCGAGGTGGAGGTGCCGCGGATGACCGGCTACACGATGCAGGAGGCGCAGCAGGAGCTGGCCGGGCTCGGCCTGCCGTTTGCGCTGGTCTATCAGGCGACGGACGACTTCGACCCGAACACCGTGATCGACTCCGACCCGCCGGGCGGCGCCGTGGTGCCGAAGGGCACGAAGATCACCCTCACCGTGGCCCGGGCGCCGGAGCCCACCGCGCCCGCGGAGCCCACCGGCGGTCCGACCACCGAGCCGGGCCCGAACGGCTGA
- a CDS encoding helix-turn-helix domain-containing protein, producing the protein MTQRRSPTVRRRRLGAELRKHREEAGVTIEAVADRLRCSTSKVSRIETGHTSATPRDVRAMLDIYGIDGDESAELVQISREARQKGWWHPYSTVLTGAYVGLEAEANSVRAYEQQVVPGLLQTEEYARAMIRSARPDISADEVERRVRVRMERQSLLMQDDPIDLWMVLDEAVVSRPVGGDAVMRAQIHHLVVTAELPNVTLQVLPFAAGAHAGMDGTFTILDFPEPTDTDVVYAENATGGLFLEKADELRKYVFIFDHIRAAALRPEESVSLLADLAKEPLWEWRQRGLT; encoded by the coding sequence GTGACCCAGCGCCGAAGCCCCACGGTCCGACGCCGCCGCCTCGGCGCCGAGCTGCGCAAACACCGTGAAGAAGCCGGTGTGACCATCGAGGCGGTGGCCGACCGCCTGCGCTGTTCCACCTCCAAGGTCTCACGAATCGAGACCGGGCACACCAGCGCGACCCCGCGAGATGTCCGGGCAATGCTGGACATCTACGGCATTGACGGCGACGAGTCCGCGGAACTGGTGCAGATCTCCCGTGAGGCGCGGCAGAAGGGCTGGTGGCACCCGTACAGCACCGTCCTGACCGGCGCATACGTCGGTCTGGAGGCGGAGGCGAACTCGGTCCGGGCGTACGAGCAGCAGGTTGTTCCCGGTCTCCTCCAGACGGAGGAGTACGCACGGGCGATGATCCGGTCCGCCCGGCCGGACATCTCCGCCGATGAGGTGGAGCGGAGAGTGCGTGTCCGAATGGAGCGTCAATCGTTGCTGATGCAGGACGACCCGATCGACCTGTGGATGGTGCTCGATGAAGCGGTAGTCAGCCGGCCGGTCGGCGGCGATGCGGTCATGCGAGCTCAGATTCACCACTTGGTCGTGACCGCCGAACTGCCGAACGTGACGTTGCAGGTCCTGCCGTTCGCGGCGGGCGCGCACGCCGGCATGGACGGAACGTTCACAATTCTCGACTTCCCCGAGCCCACGGACACCGACGTCGTCTACGCGGAGAACGCGACCGGTGGGCTGTTCCTGGAGAAGGCGGACGAGTTGCGGAAGTACGTCTTCATCTTCGATCACATCCGCGCCGCGGCCCTCCGACCGGAGGAGTCCGTATCCCTCTTAGCGGACCTGGCGAAGGAGCCATTGTGGGAGTGGAGACAGCGGGGCCTGACCTGA
- a CDS encoding DUF397 domain-containing protein, with the protein MGVETAGPDLSSATWRKSSRSGPNCDNCVEIAFVTPTIAIRDSKDPNGPALILAPGGWSAFLAGTKNGEFDL; encoded by the coding sequence GTGGGAGTGGAGACAGCGGGGCCTGACCTGAGCAGCGCGACGTGGCGCAAGAGTTCTCGCAGCGGCCCCAACTGCGACAACTGTGTGGAGATCGCTTTCGTCACGCCGACGATCGCGATTCGTGACTCCAAGGACCCGAACGGTCCGGCGCTGATCCTCGCGCCGGGCGGCTGGTCCGCCTTCCTCGCCGGCACCAAGAACGGCGAGTTCGACCTCTAG